The Lates calcarifer isolate ASB-BC8 linkage group LG24, TLL_Latcal_v3, whole genome shotgun sequence sequence GGCAAACTGATAGGACAGATCACTAACAGTGCAAGGTGTAGCGTACAGATGTGAAATGCTTGTGACATGTGTGCCAGTCACTCTCAGATCGCCGGTGAAATGAAAAGtgcatttgatttcattttaagcAATCAAAAGAGGCTAATCATCACTGAGTAACAGCACATCATGACACTTCAGCAATTAGCACACGTGTGGACAGACGACAACATGACAAGCAGCATGtgtacaaatatttttattctggGGAGCACTTTATGCCATGAACTCGTAGGGGATGGGCTCCAGCAGCTGTGGCTCGTTTTTCTTGGTGCTGACGAAGTGAGCCTCACGGGGAGGAGCAGGCTGTAGACACAAGGAAGAGGGACATTTAGGTCAAATAAGATCAAATGAGCAGAAACTCCAAAGAAAACTggttaaaaaattaaaaatcaaaacaggCAGACCACTTTTTCTGCAATTTACAACCCATAACTAGTTTATTTATAGCACACACTAATTTATACTACTAGGCCATGTAGCAGATATTACACTTCTTCTTTTAAACCTGAAATCACTTTAAGTAAACAAGTCATTTTCAGTTGGTTCATACCTGGCGCTTCAGTTCCACCCAGCTGCCCTTCTGCTTGGCCTCCAGCTTCTTGCTCTCGTTCTCTTTGACGCGCTGCAGGAAACTGTCTCTGCTCTTTGAGTGCTTCACATGCTCAATGCGCACATTGATCCTCTTGGCCAGGATCTTGCCCCTGTGAGAGCCCAAAGGATAAACACATTCATATCCAACACAGAAATTGATACATTTATGCAACTTGCTTGGTAGTTATagcacaaaattaaaatattgctGTTTCAGTATCTGCATTCCTTTGCTGTTTCCTCAATACAACCCCAGGACAAACAGGAGTTGGACTGGGGTGTATAAGGATGAAATACTTTTCCCCACATGAATGACCACTGAGGACATAAAGAATCCTTGTGGCAAAGTGAAGATGGGGTCACATACCTCCTTTTAGATGAAGCGTATGAGCAAATGCacacaacaaaagacaaaagccAAAAGGATTCTTTAGGTGCACTCGATAGACATTCAATACAATCAGTCTTGAACAAGCTAAGATTCCAGCAAACACAAGAGTGTCAGGTGATCTTGGGTCCTAGTATGCAACATCTGTCAATTTTATGGTGACGCTGCACCACATGTATGACTTAAGTCGTTTGGTGTGTGCCAGCTCAAAgatacataaacatacacatttagatacatcataaaa is a genomic window containing:
- the rpl21 gene encoding 60S ribosomal protein L21, producing MTNTRGKRRGTRYMFSRPFRKHGPIPLSTYMRIYKKGDIVDIKGTGTVQKGMPHKCYHGKTGRVYNVTQHAVGIIVNKQVKGKILAKRINVRIEHVKHSKSRDSFLQRVKENESKKLEAKQKGSWVELKRQPAPPREAHFVSTKKNEPQLLEPIPYEFMA